One segment of Niveibacterium microcysteis DNA contains the following:
- a CDS encoding tetratricopeptide repeat protein, whose amino-acid sequence MNTSERLAPPPSGAEAEVATELNLEEAIAYAVALHRQRRLDPAEALYRRILEVAPEHPDVLHFLGVLTNQKGRPDEAIALIEQAIAMVPDFPDFHNNLGNILALAGRLDEAERHYRRVLELRLETPDTLSNLATLCRAQDRFGEAEALLNTALSIAPDHLKSLNNFGLLCDQLERHDDAIGYYSRAISLMPQHADGHHLLGALYFTQGRLQEAADVYRHWMEVMPDHPTPRHMYAACSGIDVPVRAADDYVERTFDLFAESFEQQLQQKLSYRAPELVAEASARVLPAPCHALDVLDAGCGTGLCGPLFKPWARRMVGVDLSSGMLQKATGKACYDELIKAELTSWIAAHPVQFDLIVSADTLCYFGSLAEPIQAAARALRGGGVLTFSVEATDESIADEGHKINPHGRYSHTVGHIEACLRASGFERCSIDSAILRTENGKPVEGLVVVARKPQN is encoded by the coding sequence TTGAATACGAGTGAACGTCTGGCTCCTCCTCCATCCGGTGCAGAGGCGGAAGTGGCTACTGAGTTGAACCTTGAAGAAGCCATTGCATACGCGGTAGCGCTGCATCGTCAGCGTCGGCTTGATCCGGCAGAGGCGCTGTATCGCCGAATACTGGAGGTTGCTCCTGAACACCCCGATGTGCTGCATTTTCTCGGCGTTCTTACTAATCAGAAAGGGCGCCCTGACGAGGCGATAGCGCTTATTGAGCAAGCCATCGCGATGGTCCCGGACTTCCCAGACTTTCACAACAACCTCGGCAATATCCTCGCCCTTGCCGGTCGACTCGACGAGGCCGAACGACACTACCGACGTGTACTCGAACTGCGACTGGAGACCCCGGACACGCTATCCAACCTCGCAACGCTTTGCCGGGCGCAGGATCGCTTCGGGGAAGCCGAAGCCTTGCTGAACACTGCGCTCAGCATCGCGCCAGATCACCTCAAGTCGCTCAATAATTTCGGACTTCTTTGCGATCAGCTTGAACGCCACGACGACGCGATCGGCTACTACTCGCGGGCCATTTCTTTGATGCCGCAGCACGCGGATGGCCACCATCTTCTCGGAGCACTCTATTTCACACAGGGGCGCCTACAGGAAGCGGCAGATGTCTACCGCCACTGGATGGAGGTCATGCCCGACCACCCTACCCCACGCCATATGTACGCCGCCTGCAGCGGTATCGACGTGCCCGTACGTGCAGCGGACGACTATGTGGAGCGGACCTTCGACCTTTTCGCAGAGAGCTTCGAGCAGCAACTCCAACAGAAACTCTCATATCGCGCGCCGGAGCTTGTCGCGGAGGCAAGCGCCAGAGTGTTACCCGCACCGTGTCACGCGTTGGATGTGCTGGATGCGGGTTGCGGAACCGGCCTCTGCGGTCCGCTGTTCAAGCCATGGGCGCGGCGCATGGTTGGGGTGGATCTATCATCGGGAATGCTTCAGAAAGCCACTGGCAAGGCCTGCTATGACGAGCTGATCAAAGCCGAACTGACTTCATGGATCGCGGCCCATCCAGTGCAGTTCGATTTGATCGTATCCGCCGATACGCTGTGCTACTTTGGATCGCTTGCCGAACCCATTCAGGCGGCTGCGCGAGCATTGCGCGGTGGAGGCGTACTCACATTCAGCGTCGAGGCAACCGACGAGTCCATTGCGGACGAAGGGCATAAAATCAATCCGCACGGGCGCTACAGCCACACGGTTGGCCATATCGAAGCATGCTTGCGCGCGTCCGGTTTCGAGCGATGTTCCATCGATTCTGCGATCCTGCGGACGGAGAACGGCAAGCCGGTCGAAGGCCTAGTGGTGGTCGCCCGCAAGCCACAGAATTGA
- a CDS encoding type VI secretion system accessory protein TagJ, translating into MNPVAAAEQAIRDADPDLALKYLQDGVRGNPADPKLRVFLFQLLSVQGQWDRALNQLNVAAELDASTLAMAQMYREALRCEALRNDVFAGRRSPLVFGMPEQWLALLIESLLAAGQGDAARATALREQAFNDAPPSAGTIDGEAFSWIADADMRLGPVCEAVINGKYYFVPYSALAKIDIEPPEDLRDLVWMPAHFLFTNGGEAVGVIPTRYPGSEQDPDPLIRLARKTDWVEVSNGVFHGLGQRVLTTNVSEKPLMNIREIAFSPTAVA; encoded by the coding sequence ATGAATCCGGTTGCCGCTGCTGAACAAGCCATTCGCGATGCTGATCCTGACCTCGCGCTCAAGTACCTGCAGGACGGCGTCAGGGGCAACCCAGCCGATCCGAAGCTTCGCGTTTTCTTGTTCCAGCTACTCTCAGTCCAAGGGCAGTGGGATCGAGCTCTCAATCAGCTCAACGTTGCTGCAGAGCTCGACGCATCCACCCTTGCCATGGCGCAGATGTATCGCGAGGCGCTTCGTTGCGAAGCGTTGCGGAATGATGTGTTTGCGGGTCGTCGCTCCCCGCTCGTGTTTGGGATGCCGGAGCAATGGCTCGCGCTGCTAATTGAGTCTTTGCTCGCAGCCGGCCAAGGCGACGCGGCGCGTGCAACGGCCTTGCGAGAGCAGGCGTTCAACGATGCGCCGCCTTCGGCCGGCACGATTGACGGAGAGGCTTTCTCTTGGATTGCCGATGCTGACATGCGCCTTGGCCCGGTATGTGAGGCGGTCATCAACGGCAAGTACTACTTCGTTCCTTATTCGGCACTCGCGAAGATCGATATCGAGCCGCCGGAGGATCTGCGTGATCTCGTGTGGATGCCTGCGCACTTCTTGTTCACCAATGGCGGTGAAGCGGTTGGAGTGATTCCGACGCGCTACCCCGGTTCAGAGCAAGACCCAGACCCTTTGATCCGCCTGGCGCGGAAGACCGATTGGGTTGAGGTTTCCAACGGCGTATTCCATGGCCTCGGACAGCGGGTGCTGACGACAAACGTCAGCGAGAAACCGTTGATGAACATACGGGAAATCGCCTTTTCACCAACTGCGGTTGCGTAG
- the tssH gene encoding type VI secretion system ATPase TssH, translating to MSEISRVALFGKLNSLGYKAIEGATVFCKLRGNPYVELVHWIAQILQNPDSDVHHIVRHFELDSGKLAGDITAALDRLPRGSTAISDLSEHVENAVERGWVYGSLLFKDNQVRTGHLILGAIKTPSLRNALSSISKQFDRIKPDTLSDDFARIVAGSPEDGGVPSDGSGAPGEASGAIAPAALGKQEALKKFTVDLTEQARGGKMDPIVGRDDEIRQVVDILMRRRQNNPILVGEAGVGKTAVVEGFAQRIARGDVPPSLKDVELRSLDVGLLQAGASMKGEFEQRLRSVIEEVQSSPKPIILFIDETHTLVGAGGAAGTGDAANLLKPALARGTLRTIGATTFAEYKKHIEKDPALTRRFQTVQVDEPDEPKAILMMRGVASTMEQHHKVQILDEALEAAVKLSHRYIPARQLPDKSVSLLDTACARVAVSLHAVPAEVDDSRKRIEGLETELAIIGREKAIGIDIGKREVEANELLAHERERLASLETRWNGERELVTQLLDLRAKLRAGIKPVEGTGSKLEAAAEAVAAESTTPPTGDDAAAEAERLTHLETLKSVQRQLADLQGENPLILPTVDYQAVASVVGDWTGIPVGRMARNEVETILNLAKTLGERVIGQDHAMEMIAKRIQTSRAGLDNPQKPIGVFMLAGTSGVGKTETALALAEALYGGEQNLIIINMSEYQEAHTVSTLKGAPPGYVGYGEGGVLTEAVRRKPYSVVLLDEVEKAHPDVHEIFFQVFDKGFMEDGEGRFIDFKNTLILLTTNAGTEMIAGMCRDPELLPDPEGLAKALREPLLKIFPPALLGRLVTIPYYPLSDEMLGKIVKLQLNRIKKRVEARYKIPFEYSDDVVKLVVSRCTESESGGRMIDAILTNTMLPDISREFLTRMMEGTPIQRVRVGTESGDFKYEF from the coding sequence ATGAGTGAAATCAGTCGAGTTGCACTCTTCGGAAAACTGAACAGCCTGGGCTACAAGGCCATCGAGGGCGCCACGGTTTTCTGCAAACTCCGCGGCAATCCTTATGTGGAGCTTGTCCATTGGATTGCGCAGATCCTGCAGAACCCCGACTCGGACGTGCATCACATCGTGCGTCACTTTGAGTTGGATAGCGGCAAACTTGCTGGCGATATCACTGCGGCGCTGGACCGCTTGCCGAGGGGCTCCACAGCGATTTCCGACCTGTCGGAGCATGTGGAAAACGCTGTCGAGCGTGGCTGGGTCTATGGCTCGTTGCTGTTCAAGGACAATCAGGTACGAACAGGCCACCTGATTCTTGGCGCAATCAAAACGCCAAGCCTGCGTAACGCACTCTCCAGCATCTCCAAGCAGTTCGATCGCATCAAGCCAGACACCTTGAGCGACGACTTCGCGCGCATCGTTGCCGGATCGCCAGAAGACGGCGGAGTCCCGAGCGATGGCAGCGGCGCGCCTGGCGAAGCCAGCGGTGCCATCGCGCCGGCTGCGCTCGGCAAGCAGGAGGCGCTCAAGAAATTCACTGTTGACCTGACCGAGCAGGCTCGCGGCGGCAAGATGGATCCGATCGTTGGCCGTGACGACGAAATCCGCCAGGTTGTCGACATCCTGATGCGCCGGCGTCAGAACAATCCGATTCTGGTGGGCGAAGCCGGCGTCGGTAAGACCGCCGTTGTGGAGGGGTTTGCGCAGCGCATTGCCCGTGGCGACGTGCCGCCCAGCCTGAAGGATGTGGAGCTTCGTTCCCTTGACGTTGGCCTGCTGCAAGCCGGGGCCAGCATGAAAGGCGAGTTCGAACAGCGTCTGCGTTCCGTCATCGAAGAAGTCCAATCCAGTCCCAAGCCGATCATCCTTTTCATCGACGAGACGCACACCTTGGTAGGCGCCGGCGGCGCGGCCGGAACCGGTGACGCCGCCAACCTGCTGAAGCCCGCATTGGCGCGTGGCACTCTGCGGACGATTGGCGCAACGACGTTTGCCGAATACAAGAAGCACATCGAGAAGGACCCGGCACTTACACGGCGCTTCCAGACGGTGCAGGTCGACGAACCTGACGAGCCCAAGGCGATATTGATGATGCGCGGCGTCGCCTCAACGATGGAGCAACACCACAAGGTTCAGATTCTCGACGAAGCCCTTGAGGCCGCCGTCAAACTCTCGCATCGCTACATTCCTGCACGGCAATTGCCAGACAAGTCGGTAAGCCTCCTCGACACCGCATGTGCGCGCGTTGCAGTGAGCCTGCACGCCGTCCCCGCGGAGGTCGACGACAGCCGCAAGCGCATCGAGGGTCTGGAAACAGAGCTGGCGATCATTGGGCGCGAAAAGGCCATCGGCATCGATATCGGCAAGCGTGAGGTCGAAGCCAACGAGCTACTTGCCCACGAGCGAGAGCGGCTGGCCTCGCTAGAGACGCGCTGGAATGGCGAGCGTGAACTCGTTACGCAGTTGCTCGATCTGCGTGCCAAACTGCGCGCCGGCATCAAGCCGGTGGAAGGTACCGGCAGCAAGCTCGAAGCCGCCGCGGAGGCGGTTGCTGCAGAGAGCACAACCCCACCGACAGGTGACGATGCTGCCGCTGAGGCGGAACGCTTGACGCACCTCGAAACCCTCAAATCTGTGCAGCGGCAGCTCGCAGATTTGCAGGGTGAAAACCCGCTCATCCTGCCCACCGTTGACTACCAAGCCGTCGCGAGTGTTGTGGGCGACTGGACCGGTATCCCAGTTGGGCGCATGGCACGCAACGAAGTCGAGACAATTCTCAATCTTGCCAAGACGCTTGGCGAACGAGTCATTGGTCAAGACCACGCGATGGAGATGATCGCAAAGCGCATCCAGACTTCGCGTGCCGGTTTGGACAACCCGCAAAAGCCCATCGGCGTCTTCATGCTTGCTGGCACGTCTGGTGTCGGCAAGACGGAAACTGCACTGGCGCTGGCCGAGGCGCTCTACGGGGGCGAACAGAACCTCATCATCATCAACATGAGCGAATATCAGGAGGCGCACACCGTCTCCACGCTCAAAGGCGCCCCGCCCGGCTACGTCGGCTACGGGGAAGGCGGCGTGCTGACCGAAGCGGTGCGCCGCAAGCCCTATTCCGTCGTGCTACTCGATGAAGTGGAGAAGGCCCACCCGGATGTCCACGAGATCTTCTTCCAGGTATTCGACAAGGGGTTCATGGAAGATGGCGAAGGCCGTTTCATCGACTTCAAGAACACGCTGATCCTGCTGACCACCAATGCCGGCACCGAAATGATCGCAGGCATGTGCCGCGATCCGGAATTGCTGCCAGATCCGGAAGGCCTCGCCAAGGCATTGCGTGAGCCACTTCTGAAGATCTTCCCGCCCGCCCTACTCGGCCGCTTGGTGACGATTCCCTACTACCCGCTTTCGGACGAGATGCTCGGCAAGATCGTCAAGCTGCAACTCAACCGCATTAAGAAGCGCGTTGAAGCGCGCTACAAGATTCCGTTCGAATACTCGGACGACGTTGTCAAGCTGGTGGTCTCGCGCTGCACTGAGAGCGAGTCCGGTGGGCGGATGATCGACGCGATTCTGACTAACACCATGCTGCCGGATATCTCGCGCGAATTCCTTACCCGAATGATGGAAGGCACACCGATCCAACGGGTACGCGTCGGAACGGAGAGTGGAGACTTCAAATACGAGTTCTGA
- the tssF gene encoding type VI secretion system baseplate subunit TssF: protein MDPRLLRYYNDELRHLREMGAEFAQQFPKIAGRLGVDGIEVTDPYVERLMEGFAFLTSRVQLKLDAEFPRFTQRLLEMLYPHYLAPTPAMLVAQLQPELGDPNLGTGVIIPRGTALQGVIPRNEITPCEFTTAQDVTLWPLEVVGARYFSFAPDIPLPRLPAGARVKGGVRLQLRTTAGLNFSDLLTKQLRFFLAGADEVAYRLHEFIGSSCLGAVVAPPSGAPSWSEFLDSDQVQLAGFDDADALLPISTRSFGGYRLLQEYFSFPQRYLFFDVSGLARAFSRCKANEVELILLFGRGDAALEGVVEAANFALNCTPAINLFSRRTDRIHLDDSNHEFQVVVDRTRPMDFEVYDLVEVTGHGTGPDSEQRFEPFYADIGAAEAASHGFYTLRREPRLYSEKQKRVGARSSYIGSEVFISLVDPNEAPYRADLRQLSLKALCTNRDLPILMPFGLTRSDFTLDISAPVTAIRVVKGPSKPYAAVADGVTAWKLISHLSLNYLSLLDTDKQSGAAALRELLELYASTNDAGMRRQIEGVRGIESVPVVTRLPMPGPLCFGRGVQIAVTVDEMAFEGGSAFLLGAVLERFFARHVSLNSFTETVLHSMSRGQLMHWSARCGLRPTL, encoded by the coding sequence ATGGATCCTCGCCTGCTTCGCTACTACAACGACGAATTGCGGCATCTGCGCGAGATGGGCGCAGAGTTTGCCCAGCAGTTTCCGAAGATCGCCGGCCGGCTTGGCGTTGATGGCATCGAAGTGACTGATCCATACGTCGAGCGCTTGATGGAAGGCTTTGCCTTTCTCACATCGCGAGTCCAGCTCAAGCTGGACGCAGAGTTTCCGAGGTTCACCCAGCGTCTGCTCGAGATGCTGTACCCGCACTACCTGGCACCCACGCCGGCAATGTTGGTGGCGCAGTTGCAACCAGAGTTGGGCGACCCGAATTTGGGAACGGGGGTGATCATCCCTCGCGGCACTGCCTTACAAGGAGTCATCCCACGCAACGAGATTACGCCCTGTGAATTCACCACCGCTCAGGATGTGACGCTGTGGCCGCTCGAAGTGGTTGGCGCACGCTATTTCTCATTTGCGCCAGACATTCCCCTACCCCGCTTGCCCGCGGGCGCGCGCGTGAAAGGCGGGGTGCGGCTGCAGTTGCGGACCACCGCCGGTTTGAACTTCTCTGACCTGCTGACCAAGCAATTGCGCTTCTTTCTGGCAGGAGCTGATGAGGTCGCATACCGCCTTCACGAATTCATCGGCTCGAGCTGCCTGGGTGCAGTCGTTGCGCCACCGTCGGGCGCGCCGTCTTGGAGTGAATTCCTCGACTCGGATCAGGTTCAACTCGCCGGATTTGATGATGCCGACGCGCTTCTCCCGATATCGACTCGCTCCTTCGGTGGCTATCGTCTGCTGCAGGAATATTTTTCATTCCCGCAGCGCTACTTGTTCTTTGATGTCAGCGGACTCGCGCGGGCCTTCTCTCGATGCAAGGCTAACGAAGTTGAACTGATCCTGTTGTTCGGGCGGGGCGATGCTGCGCTGGAGGGGGTTGTCGAAGCCGCGAATTTCGCGCTGAACTGCACCCCAGCGATCAATCTCTTCTCCCGTCGCACCGACCGTATCCACCTTGACGACAGCAACCACGAATTTCAGGTCGTGGTGGACCGAACACGGCCGATGGACTTCGAGGTCTATGACCTTGTTGAAGTCACGGGCCACGGAACCGGCCCCGATAGTGAGCAGCGTTTCGAGCCTTTTTATGCAGATATCGGGGCGGCAGAAGCCGCATCGCACGGCTTTTATACGCTGCGCCGGGAGCCCCGCCTCTACTCCGAGAAGCAAAAGCGTGTTGGGGCAAGGTCGAGTTATATCGGCAGTGAGGTCTTTATCTCGCTGGTAGACCCGAACGAGGCTCCCTATCGCGCGGATCTGCGGCAGCTATCGCTGAAAGCGTTGTGCACGAACCGTGATTTGCCGATCCTGATGCCCTTCGGGCTGACCCGGAGTGACTTCACGCTGGACATCTCGGCACCCGTAACCGCAATCCGGGTCGTCAAGGGCCCCTCAAAACCCTACGCCGCTGTCGCCGATGGGGTGACGGCCTGGAAGCTGATTAGCCACCTTTCGCTCAACTACCTTTCGCTGCTTGATACGGACAAACAGTCAGGCGCCGCGGCTCTGCGCGAACTGCTCGAACTCTATGCCTCCACCAATGATGCTGGCATGCGACGCCAAATCGAAGGCGTTCGAGGGATCGAAAGCGTGCCCGTCGTAACCCGCTTGCCAATGCCGGGCCCGCTTTGCTTCGGCCGAGGCGTACAAATTGCCGTGACCGTCGATGAAATGGCCTTTGAGGGGGGCAGTGCGTTCTTGCTTGGCGCCGTGCTTGAGCGGTTCTTCGCCCGCCACGTCAGCCTGAACAGCTTCACCGAGACCGTGCTGCACTCGATGTCGCGCGGACAACTGATGCATTGGAGTGCGCGATGCGGCTTGCGACCGACGCTGTAA
- a CDS encoding Hcp family type VI secretion system effector: MSHRDMFVKIEGTKQGVIKGESVDPKHPDEIDVISWAWGMDASHEALGQRGGRTSLQELEITKRVDSATTALMAALRSNEVIKKLTLSVRKAGGVDALDYFTITLEKARITHHHIEGGLDADSTVLGEVFRVGFQKIAVEYQPQTKTGGSRGAMIFETDVQPD; encoded by the coding sequence ATGTCACACCGCGACATGTTCGTGAAAATCGAAGGCACAAAGCAAGGTGTGATCAAGGGCGAATCGGTTGACCCCAAACATCCGGACGAAATAGACGTCATCAGCTGGGCTTGGGGGATGGACGCTTCGCACGAAGCGCTCGGCCAACGCGGAGGGAGAACCTCTTTACAGGAGCTTGAAATCACCAAGCGTGTGGATTCGGCGACCACAGCGCTGATGGCCGCATTGCGCAGCAACGAGGTGATCAAGAAGCTCACGCTTTCTGTTCGAAAAGCGGGCGGTGTCGACGCCCTGGACTATTTCACGATCACGCTGGAGAAAGCACGGATTACCCACCACCACATAGAGGGCGGACTGGATGCCGATTCCACCGTGCTGGGTGAAGTGTTTCGAGTGGGATTCCAGAAGATTGCCGTTGAGTATCAGCCACAGACCAAGACTGGTGGCTCACGCGGCGCGATGATTTTTGAGACTGACGTTCAACCCGACTGA
- a CDS encoding Hcp family type VI secretion system effector, translated as MAVDMFMKIKGIDGESTDKSHKKEIDVLAWSWGMSQSGTTHMGGGGGSGKVSVQDISFTKWVDASTHALMLSCCNGEHHDEAVLVVRKAGKDPLEYIKITMNEVIITSVSTGGSGGEDRLTENVTLNFAKVKFEYQPQNEKGGPDGGPKIVGWNIAENTAFG; from the coding sequence ATGGCAGTTGATATGTTCATGAAGATCAAAGGCATTGACGGTGAGTCCACCGACAAGTCGCACAAGAAAGAGATTGATGTGCTTGCCTGGAGCTGGGGCATGTCGCAATCCGGCACAACCCACATGGGTGGCGGTGGCGGCTCGGGCAAGGTGAGCGTTCAGGACATCTCTTTTACCAAGTGGGTCGACGCATCCACCCACGCACTGATGCTCTCCTGCTGCAACGGCGAGCACCACGACGAAGCCGTTCTTGTCGTCCGGAAGGCCGGCAAGGATCCGCTTGAGTACATCAAGATCACGATGAACGAAGTGATCATCACCTCCGTCAGCACGGGTGGCAGCGGCGGCGAAGACCGTCTCACCGAGAACGTCACGCTGAATTTCGCCAAGGTCAAGTTTGAGTACCAACCGCAGAACGAAAAAGGCGGTCCGGATGGCGGTCCGAAGATCGTTGGTTGGAACATTGCCGAGAACACGGCATTCGGCTGA
- the tssG gene encoding type VI secretion system baseplate subunit TssG has protein sequence MRLATDAVRQASRDALLGAIAQAPWKHDFFQALRRLECLYPERPRWGAALKPAEEPIRLGQEPAMSFAPASLSALVRPSNAPTPRLEVRFFGLFGPNGPLPLHLTEYARGRLMNAGDPTFARFADIFHHRLLTLFYRAWAQAQPTVSLDRPDEDRFGYQVGALFGVGLPSLRNRDAMPDFAKLHHAGLLSRQVRNAEGLAKLVSGTFRIHAEVEQFVGHWMTMETRDRTRLGGNTARLGRNALAGQRIWDRQHKFRLHLGPLSFAEYAALLPDTVGISKLAACVRNYTGHEYDWDARLTLKRGEIPKLALGRLGRLGLSGWLGCQHRTKDATDLVLDVERLVRRKRSAPDASKV, from the coding sequence ATGCGGCTTGCGACCGACGCTGTAAGGCAAGCGAGCCGCGATGCGCTGCTTGGGGCGATCGCGCAGGCTCCCTGGAAACACGACTTCTTCCAGGCCCTAAGGCGCTTGGAATGTCTGTATCCAGAGCGTCCACGCTGGGGGGCTGCGCTAAAGCCCGCGGAAGAGCCAATCCGGCTCGGGCAGGAACCCGCCATGTCCTTCGCGCCAGCAAGCCTCTCTGCGTTGGTTCGCCCAAGCAATGCCCCTACGCCACGACTCGAAGTGCGCTTCTTCGGGTTGTTCGGTCCAAACGGCCCGCTGCCGCTACACCTGACTGAGTACGCTCGCGGGCGTCTGATGAATGCCGGCGATCCAACTTTCGCCCGCTTCGCCGACATCTTCCACCACCGCTTGCTCACGCTCTTCTACCGTGCGTGGGCACAGGCGCAGCCAACGGTAAGCCTTGACCGCCCCGACGAAGATCGTTTCGGTTATCAGGTGGGCGCCCTTTTTGGCGTCGGCTTGCCATCGCTGCGTAACCGCGATGCGATGCCCGATTTTGCCAAGCTGCACCACGCGGGGCTGTTAAGCCGCCAGGTCAGGAATGCAGAAGGTCTCGCGAAGCTGGTATCTGGCACCTTCCGAATTCACGCCGAGGTCGAACAGTTTGTCGGTCACTGGATGACGATGGAAACGCGCGACCGCACGCGTCTAGGTGGAAATACCGCCCGCCTCGGGCGCAATGCGCTGGCGGGGCAACGAATCTGGGATCGCCAGCACAAATTCCGCCTGCATCTCGGTCCGCTATCGTTTGCGGAATACGCGGCGCTGCTTCCCGACACAGTCGGGATCTCGAAGCTTGCAGCCTGTGTGCGGAACTACACCGGTCACGAGTATGACTGGGATGCGCGGCTCACTCTGAAGCGCGGCGAGATTCCCAAGCTGGCGTTAGGTCGTCTAGGTCGCCTCGGCTTGAGTGGTTGGCTCGGATGCCAGCACCGAACAAAGGATGCGACCGATCTCGTTTTGGACGTCGAACGCCTCGTAAGGCGAAAGCGCAGCGCACCAGACGCATCCAAAGTCTGA
- a CDS encoding M35 family metallo-endopeptidase, which yields MPFKFDGFSIPQQQQLIAATMVLKAASAAAKDALLSGDLTAFSKWFDSTGKNAHLMKVASIVKEIDEAIQKRPITFADATGNAIDKQEGGLCGYVWKIRNDGPGDQFSRTIHAGSGMRVLMVPKTHNGNINDLAETMYHELSHKVGGTTDLSYKVDVCLSYAANDPQKAALNAENYNRFLGEFIR from the coding sequence ATGCCCTTCAAATTTGATGGTTTTTCGATCCCTCAACAGCAACAACTGATTGCGGCGACAATGGTTCTCAAGGCCGCATCGGCGGCGGCGAAGGACGCCCTGCTTTCGGGTGACCTTACGGCCTTCAGCAAGTGGTTTGATAGCACCGGAAAGAACGCTCACCTGATGAAGGTGGCAAGCATCGTCAAGGAAATCGACGAAGCGATCCAGAAGCGTCCAATCACCTTTGCAGACGCTACGGGGAACGCGATCGACAAGCAGGAAGGTGGGCTTTGCGGCTACGTCTGGAAGATCCGTAACGACGGCCCGGGTGACCAGTTCAGCCGAACCATCCATGCCGGTAGCGGTATGCGCGTACTCATGGTCCCCAAAACGCATAACGGGAACATCAACGATCTCGCGGAGACCATGTATCACGAACTCTCACACAAGGTTGGCGGTACGACCGATCTCAGCTACAAGGTCGATGTCTGCTTGAGTTATGCGGCAAACGACCCGCAGAAGGCGGCCCTGAATGCGGAGAACTACAACCGTTTTCTGGGTGAGTTCATACGCTAA
- the tssE gene encoding type VI secretion system baseplate subunit TssE, with protein sequence MLDRLTDDEPSQQSEARERRVLTKSQLRFAVLRDLAWLMNATRLSATEDLSLYPDVESSVLNFGLPAFSGETASTLEVGDLERAIREAIVRFEPRILPETLQVEAVTQDSVLNWHNIVSVRISAQLWAQPVPLELLLRTEVDLETGQVELADANA encoded by the coding sequence TTGCTCGACCGCCTCACCGACGACGAGCCTAGCCAGCAGTCCGAAGCGCGGGAGCGACGCGTTTTGACGAAGAGCCAACTTCGATTCGCGGTGCTGCGCGATCTGGCTTGGCTCATGAACGCAACCCGTCTGTCGGCCACCGAGGATCTCTCGCTCTATCCGGACGTCGAGTCGTCCGTATTGAATTTCGGACTACCTGCATTCTCAGGCGAGACAGCATCAACCCTTGAAGTGGGCGACCTGGAACGCGCAATCCGCGAAGCCATCGTCCGCTTCGAACCGCGAATCCTTCCCGAAACGCTTCAGGTTGAGGCGGTTACGCAGGACAGCGTTCTGAATTGGCACAACATCGTGAGTGTTCGCATCTCTGCACAACTGTGGGCTCAGCCGGTACCGCTCGAATTGCTGCTGCGTACGGAAGTCGATCTCGAAACCGGCCAAGTGGAATTGGCCGATGCTAACGCCTAA